In Halosegnis marinus, one genomic interval encodes:
- the pheT gene encoding phenylalanine--tRNA ligase subunit beta encodes MPVVEIDPDELRDLTGHDEKGDEELKEDLFGLGLEFEGETDDGAFQLEFAPDRLDRLSVEGVARSLRYQYGDDRGVYVPKTNDAEWTVEVEDVPAERPYVTAAVIRGVDMTAGKLESLIQLQEKLHATMGRKRAKGAIGIHDLAMVKGRSASDDRAKTITYTGIDPDGDRFVPLDADTDMTPAEVLSDHPVGETYADLVSEYATYPAIYDDIGLFSFPPVINGKRTEVDEGSRDLLVEMTGTDQWTIDRMLTIVCYALDARGGRVEEVDIAYPDRELVRPALDTRTKTVTHERIESTLGIDLSGRDAVDLFERSGLDADADESGGLSYEVTIPPYRVDVLHPADLVDDAGRAYGFNELEPRYPDVSTVGGRHDRSKLERAARETLVGLGFEDLLNFHMISEAENYERMGVAPGDDAVGGGAPVSIEGPYSEDYTMLRTWALPSLAMVLENNTHRSYPQDVAEIGFAAERDDEASTGVAERRTVAAALARTDASYEDAKARLTALTSAFGKSVETPATDHPSFIDGRAAAVVVDGETVGVVGELHPRVLVEHDLELPVAAFEFDLAALS; translated from the coding sequence ATGCCCGTCGTCGAGATCGACCCCGACGAGCTCCGTGACCTGACCGGCCACGACGAGAAGGGCGACGAGGAGCTGAAGGAGGACCTGTTCGGCCTCGGGCTGGAGTTCGAGGGCGAGACGGACGACGGCGCGTTCCAGCTGGAGTTCGCGCCCGACCGGCTGGACCGCCTCTCCGTCGAGGGGGTCGCCCGGTCGCTGCGCTACCAGTACGGCGACGACCGCGGCGTCTACGTCCCGAAGACGAACGACGCGGAGTGGACCGTCGAGGTCGAGGACGTGCCCGCAGAGCGGCCGTACGTCACCGCCGCCGTGATCCGCGGCGTGGACATGACCGCGGGGAAACTGGAGTCGCTCATCCAGCTCCAGGAGAAGCTCCACGCGACGATGGGGCGCAAGCGGGCGAAGGGGGCCATCGGGATCCACGACCTCGCGATGGTGAAGGGGCGGTCGGCGAGCGACGACCGGGCGAAGACCATCACCTACACGGGCATCGACCCGGACGGCGACCGGTTCGTCCCGCTGGACGCGGACACGGACATGACGCCCGCCGAGGTCCTCTCGGACCACCCCGTCGGCGAGACGTACGCCGACCTCGTGAGCGAGTACGCGACGTACCCGGCCATCTACGACGACATCGGGCTGTTCTCGTTCCCCCCGGTCATCAACGGGAAGCGAACCGAGGTGGACGAGGGGTCGCGCGACCTGCTCGTCGAGATGACGGGCACCGACCAGTGGACGATAGACCGGATGCTCACCATCGTCTGCTACGCGCTCGACGCCCGCGGCGGGCGCGTGGAAGAGGTCGATATCGCGTACCCGGACCGCGAACTCGTGCGGCCGGCGCTCGACACCCGGACGAAGACGGTCACCCACGAGCGCATCGAATCGACGCTCGGCATCGACCTCTCCGGGCGCGACGCGGTGGACCTGTTCGAGCGGTCGGGGCTCGACGCCGACGCGGACGAGTCCGGCGGCCTCTCCTACGAGGTGACGATACCGCCGTACCGCGTGGACGTGCTCCATCCCGCCGACCTCGTGGACGACGCCGGTCGGGCCTACGGCTTCAACGAACTCGAACCCCGCTACCCGGACGTCTCCACCGTCGGGGGCCGCCACGACCGCTCGAAGCTGGAGCGGGCGGCCCGCGAGACGCTCGTCGGCCTCGGCTTCGAGGACCTGCTGAACTTCCACATGATCTCCGAGGCGGAGAACTACGAGCGGATGGGCGTCGCCCCGGGCGACGACGCGGTCGGCGGCGGCGCGCCCGTCTCCATCGAGGGGCCGTACAGCGAGGACTACACGATGCTCCGGACGTGGGCGCTCCCGTCGCTCGCGATGGTGCTGGAGAACAACACCCACCGGAGCTACCCGCAGGACGTCGCGGAGATCGGCTTCGCCGCGGAGCGCGACGACGAGGCGTCCACGGGCGTGGCCGAGCGGCGCACCGTCGCGGCCGCGCTCGCGCGCACGGACGCATCCTACGAGGACGCGAAGGCGCGGCTCACGGCGTTGACCTCGGCGTTCGGCAAGTCGGTCGAGACGCCGGCCACGGACCACCCCTCCTTCATCGACGGGCGGGCGGCCGCGGTCGTCGTCGACGGCGAGACGGTCGGCGTCGTCGGAGAACTCCACCCCCGCGTGCTGGTCGAACACGACCTCGAACTGCCCGTCGCGGCCTTCGAGTTCGACCTCGCGGCGCTCTCGTAA
- a CDS encoding quinone-dependent dihydroorotate dehydrogenase, which yields MRAYDAVKPALFSLPAETAHGLGHAALRLVQDTPVAAALADRLVVDDRRLETEAFGQSFPNPVGVAAGFDKNAEVPAALAALGFGHVEVGGVTAERQPGNPRPRMFRLREDRALVNRMGFNNHGADAVGPRLAATDCPVPVGVNIGKSKSTPLDEAAADYRYTYERTRAGGDYFVVNVSSPNTPGLRELQNREPLERILTTLQDAGASPLLLKLSPDLAPAAVESALAVVNDLGLDGVVATNTSVRRPASLRSKNRVEGGGLSGKPVEREATRMIRFVAERTDVPVVGVGGVSDAEGAYEKIRAGASVVQLYTALVYEGPTVARDINRGLLDRLERDGFDSVEDAVGADL from the coding sequence ATGCGTGCCTACGACGCGGTGAAGCCGGCGCTGTTCTCCCTGCCGGCCGAGACCGCACACGGACTCGGTCACGCGGCGCTCCGACTGGTACAGGACACGCCCGTCGCCGCGGCGCTCGCCGACCGGCTCGTCGTCGACGACCGGCGCCTCGAAACCGAGGCCTTCGGGCAGTCGTTCCCCAACCCCGTCGGCGTCGCCGCCGGCTTCGACAAGAACGCGGAGGTCCCGGCGGCGCTCGCGGCGCTGGGCTTCGGCCACGTCGAGGTCGGCGGCGTCACGGCCGAGCGCCAGCCCGGTAACCCGAGGCCGCGGATGTTCCGCCTCCGCGAGGACCGCGCGCTCGTCAACCGGATGGGGTTCAACAACCACGGGGCTGACGCCGTCGGCCCGCGACTCGCCGCGACCGACTGCCCGGTCCCCGTCGGCGTCAACATCGGGAAGTCGAAGTCCACGCCCCTCGACGAAGCCGCCGCCGACTACCGGTACACCTACGAGCGCACGCGCGCGGGCGGCGACTACTTCGTCGTGAACGTCTCCTCGCCGAACACGCCCGGCCTCCGGGAACTCCAGAACCGCGAACCGCTGGAACGGATACTCACGACGCTCCAGGACGCGGGAGCGTCTCCTCTCCTGTTGAAGCTCTCGCCCGACCTGGCGCCCGCCGCCGTCGAGTCAGCGCTCGCGGTCGTGAACGACCTCGGACTGGACGGCGTCGTCGCGACGAACACGAGCGTCCGCCGGCCCGCCTCGCTCCGCTCGAAGAACCGCGTCGAGGGGGGCGGCCTCTCGGGCAAGCCCGTCGAACGGGAGGCCACCCGCATGATACGCTTCGTCGCCGAGCGCACGGACGTGCCCGTCGTCGGCGTGGGAGGCGTCTCGGACGCGGAGGGCGCCTACGAGAAGATACGCGCGGGCGCGAGCGTCGTCCAACTGTACACCGCGCTCGTGTACGAGGGCCCGACGGTGGCCCGCGACATCAACCGCGGCCTGCTCGACCGCCTCGAACGGGACGGCTTCGACTCCGTCGAGGACGCGGTCGGCGCGGACCTGTAA
- a CDS encoding non-histone chromosomal MC1 family protein: protein MAPDDDKRNFALRDATGNETSVFSGRTPRQAALKAARRLDPADTEQHAEHTELRLREKGTKKVHIYDGWAWHETAPDDKPDWMPSEITEANVSKKGIEHLDEI from the coding sequence ATGGCTCCCGACGACGACAAGCGGAACTTCGCACTGCGCGACGCGACCGGCAACGAGACGAGCGTCTTCTCGGGACGGACCCCGAGACAGGCGGCACTGAAGGCCGCCCGACGACTCGACCCGGCCGACACGGAACAGCACGCCGAACACACGGAGCTCCGGCTCCGCGAGAAAGGGACGAAGAAGGTCCACATCTACGACGGCTGGGCCTGGCACGAGACGGCTCCCGACGACAAGCCGGACTGGATGCCCTCGGAGATAACCGAGGCGAACGTCTCGAAGAAGGGCATCGAGCATCTCGACGAGATCTGA